Proteins encoded by one window of Acuticoccus sp. MNP-M23:
- a CDS encoding septal ring lytic transglycosylase RlpA family protein → MRFLAKPVTIATLFALTLIAPATLLVPDASARTLSGVASYYGARFHGRQTANGERFNMHAMTAAHKSLPFGTKVKVTNPDNGRSVVVRINDRGPYVGNRVLDLSKGAAAKIGMVNKGVGKVKMEIR, encoded by the coding sequence ATGCGTTTCCTCGCAAAGCCCGTCACGATCGCGACCCTCTTTGCCCTGACGCTCATCGCCCCGGCCACCCTTCTGGTTCCGGACGCCTCGGCAAGAACCCTTTCCGGCGTCGCATCCTACTACGGTGCACGGTTTCACGGCCGGCAGACCGCCAATGGGGAGCGGTTCAACATGCATGCGATGACCGCTGCCCACAAATCGCTTCCCTTCGGCACCAAGGTGAAGGTGACCAACCCGGACAACGGCCGCTCCGTGGTTGTCCGGATCAACGACCGCGGCCCCTACGTGGGCAACCGCGTTCTCGACCTGTCCAAGGGCGCCGCCGCCAAGATCGGCATGGTCAACAAAGGCGTCGGCAAGGTGAAGATGGAGATCCGCTGA